The sequence ATCAATAGCATGATCAATTTTTTCACAAACATTCACCTCAATGGTCCAATGCTTTATCATAGGTAATCGATGCGATTGCGTCATGAAGATGAATCGATTCTTCATTTTGACACGTCACTGTGAATTTATTGACAAATGGCATTTCATATAAATCTGCAGCTACTAATCGAACCATATCCTCTACAAATCGTGGATTTTCATATGCTTGTTCGGTCACCATTTTTTCATCCGGTCGTTTTAATACAGGATGAACACGGGCGCTCGCATTACTTTCGGCAGCCTCTAACAATGCTTGCTTCCAGTCAATGACCTCTTCGTCAAAATTACCAGCAAGTTCTGCAGTTATTTTGACAATTCCTCTTTGGTTATGGGCGCTGTATTCACTAATTTCTTTAGAACAAGGACAAAGAGTAGTGACAGTTCCCTCTAGCGATACAGTTATTTGATAGCCAGCGTGACGATCGAAGTTTATTTTTATCGATGCTTCTGCATGGTTCATACCCGGCATATCAGATGCAGGCCCTCGGCGTTCAAAAAACCAAGGAAAATGGATGGTGATTTGGTTATCATCCTGTTCTAAACGTTCAGCCATTTTTTTTGTGAATGCTTTTAATGAGCTAATAGTAAGTGGAAAAGGGCTGTTATTACTGGACTCTTGGATCATTTCCGTAAACCTGCTCATATTAGTCCCTTTATGGTTTTTCTTAATAGAAGATGTCATTTCGAATGTCCCGATCGTAGTCTGGCTTGCCGAGCTAATTTGACTCTCTACTTGAACGGGGTGCTTAACATTGGCAATCCCGACATGGTCTATATCAAACAAAAAGTCTTTCTTTGTATTTTGTAAATCAGGCATTTTTTCTTTCTCAGTAGGTTTTGTCTTTTCACCTGGTTCAACTGATCCGAACAATTTATGTCGATCTGCTTTATTTGGCAGTTGGTTGGTGTTAATATCTTTCATGATTAGACCCCTTTCGTCATCAACTATTTCAAAGTATACTTAAACATTAGCCAATATTCAATTTAAAAATCTCAAAAAACAGGACCTAATGATTCATTAGACCCTGTTACATCCATTTAATTTTTGGTTCGGTTTTGTTTATGATCCGTTTAATATTTGCCTTATGTCTGTATATGACAAATATCGTCAGAATAGCTGTGACAATGGTTAGACCGGTTTCCCGCATAATTAGAGTAACTATTATCGTAATGATACCAGTCAACATCGAAGCTAAAGATACATACTTTGATAAGTACAAAATAATAAGAAAACTTAGAATCATTATTACAAAAACCAATGGATTAACACCTAGAATAACTCCAGCAGATGTTGCAACGGCTTTACCACCTTTAAAATTAGCAAACAGTGGATACATATGGCCGATAGCAGCAAAGATACCTATTAGCAGTGGATAGACATCTGCGTTTAAAAATACTGGTAATGCAGCTGCGAGTGTCCCTTTCAGAATATCGACAGTGATCACAATAATACCGGCTTTTAGCCCAAGTACGCGGAATGTGTTGGTAGCACCTAAATTACCGCTGCCATGATCACGTATGTCTTTCTTATAGCCTACTTTACCTACAATTAATCCCGTAGGAATGGAGCCTAGTATGTACGCAATTAAGATAAAAATAAAATATTCCATTATCAAACTCCTCAATCTCTGATAGACTTCATTGATGTCTCTATTTTAGCATGTAATTTGTAAAAAAGTACACGGTTGATGTAAATTTTGTTATTGTAATAGATAGTAATGGTTTGTTTAACAATAAATACCTTTCTATTGGTATATTTTTTTGTCAGTAGACTTGCGTCAATTTGCATTAAATGGTTTAATCAATAAAAATGAGGTGTAACGATGAATAAAGAAAATGAACAGCATACAATGCAAGAAATACTAGAAAAAACGAAAACAATTGCTGTTGTCGGTTTGTCAGATAAACCCTATAGAACTTCGTATCAGATTGCTAAAGCAATGCAGAAGGAAGGGTATCGCATCATACCGGTCAACCCTAACATAGAGGAAGTTTTGGGGGAGAAGGCATATAAGAGTTTGTCAGATATTACTGAAAAGTACGAATTAGTAAATGTGTTCAGAAGGTCAGCATTTGTCAAAGCTCTTGCTGAAGAAATTGTCAAAACAGATGCAGAATTTGTTTGGATGCAGCAAGGCGTCACTGATCCAGTTGCATATGATATATTAGTAAAGCATAATAAAAAAGTAATTATGGATAGATGTATTAAGGTAGCGCATGCTGTCTTAATGAAATAACTTTACAAATTAGAACGAATGTTCTATATTTCATAAGTAAGTGTATGAAGACGATAGGCATTTGAAGTGATTGTTGGGAAGGAGTATCGAGGAAGTAATGAGTAATAAGCCAACATATAATGATGAATCTATTCAAGTATTAGAAGGATTAGAAGCAGTAAGAAAAAGACCTGGTATGTATATTGGGAGTACAGATGCAAGAGGTTTGCACCATCTCGTGTTTGAAATTGTAGATAATTCCGTAGACGAAGCTTTATCAGGCTTTGGCGAAAGAATTGAAGTGACCATCCATAAGGACCACAGTATTACTGTTGCCGACAATGGACGAGGAATGCCTACAGGTATGCATCAAACAGGCAGACCAACACCTGAAGTCATTTTAACGGTTTTACATGCAGGTGGTAAATTCGGTCAAGGCGGATACAAAACAAGTGGTGGTCTTCATGGTGTAGGGGCGTCAGTAGTGAATGCCTTGTCAGAATGGTTAGAAGTAACCATTCATCGTGATGGTGGCGTGTTCTATCAACGTTTTGAAAATGGTGGAAAACCAGTTACTACACTTGAAAAGAAGGGTAAAACGAAAAAGTCGGGTACATCGATATCGTTCAAGCCAGATCGATCAATCTTTTCAACGGATGCGTTTCAGTTTGACATATTAGCAGAACGGTTAAGAGAAGCGGCATTTCTTTTGAAGGGAATTACTATTGATCTGAAGGATGAACGAAAAGAATTGGTGAAAGAAACGTATCATTACCCAGATGGCTTAAAAGAATTTGTCACTTATTTAAATGAAGAGAAAGATGCTTTGCATGAAGTAGTGGCATTCGATGGCGAGCTACAAGGTATGGATTTAGATTTCGCCTTTCAATTTAATGATGGATATGCTGAAAATATTTTATCGTTTGTTAATAATGTGCGTACCAAAGATGGGGGCACACATGAATCTGGTGCAAAAACAGCTATCACGAGAGCATTCAATGAATATGCACGTAAGGTGAACCTGTTAAAAGAAAAAGACAAAAATCTTGAAGGTAATGATATTCGAGAAGGGTTTACGTCTGTCGTGTCATTGAAAGTCCCAGAAGAAAAATTACAGTTTGAAGGACAGACAAAAGGTAAGCTAGGAACAGCTGAGGCGCGATCTATTGTAGATGCGATCGTGGCCGAACAGATGCAATATTTCTTAGAAGAAAATCCGGATATCGCCTCAATGCTCATAAAAAAAGCGATTCGAGCTAAAGATGCCAGACTTGCTGCAAGAAAAGCTAGAGAAGAAGCGAGAAGCGGTAAGAAAAAACGTCGTAAAGATGCACTGTTAAGCGGTAAACTAACTCCTGCCCAATCACGGAATGCAGAAAAAAATGAATTATACCTTGTAGAGGGTGACTCTGCTGGTGGTTCTGCTAAACAAGGGAGAGACCGTAAATTTCAGGCCGTGCTTCCACTAAGAGGTAAGGTCGTTAATACGGAGAAGGCTAAACTTGTTGATATCTTAAAAAATGAAGAGATATCTACGATTATTCATACAATAGGTGCCGGTGTTGGAGGAGACTTTTCAATTGATGATGTGCAATATAACAAAGTTGTTATCATGACAGATGCCGATACAGATGGTGCACATATTCAGGTATTATTATTAACATTTTTCTATCGTTACATGCGTCCGTTAATTGAAGCTGGAAAGGTATTTATCGCATTACCTCCGCTATATTTGGTTTCGAAAGGAAAAGGTGCTAAAGCACAAAGTGAGTATTGCTGGACAGAAGAAGAGCTGGCAAAAATCACAAAAAAATTCAAAAATGGTTATCAAATTCAACGGTACAAAGGTTTAGGCGAAATGAATGCAGACCAGTTATGGGAAACAACGATGAATCCAGATACACGAACGCTTATCCGTGTTACAATCGATGATTTAGCGAGAGCAGAGCGCCGTGTGTCCACGTTAATGGGGGATAAAGTAGAACCCCGAAGAAAATGGATTGAGTCACATGTACAATTCAGTCTTGAAGAAGACGAAAATATTATTGATAATGAAAATATTCAAATATAGGGTTGTTTAGGAGGAATACCGTTGGCAGTGGAAGAGAAGTATTTAGATCTCCCGCTAGAAGATGTAATGGGAGATCGATTTGGGCGATATAGTAAATATATTATTCAGGATCGTGCGTTACCTGATGTACGTGATGGTTTAAAACCGGTACAACGTCGTATTCTGTTTGCGATGCATGAAGAGAAGAACACGCATGATAAAGCATACCGTAAATCGGCTAAAACAGTCGGTACGGTAATTGGTAATTATCATCCGCATGGTGATTCATCGGTTTATGAGGCTATGGTCCGCTTAAGTCAAACTTGGAAAGTACGTAATGTACTAGTTGAAATGCACGGAAATAACGGTAGTGTAGATGGTGATCCCCCTGCAGCAATGCGTTATACCGAAGCACGTTTGTCTGCGATTTCATCAGAATTAATTCGGGACATTGATAAAGAAACCGTCGACTACATTCCCAATTTTGATGACACAATCAACGAACCAGTGGTGCTACCAGCAAGAATTCCTAATTTACTAGTGAACGGTTCAACAGGGATTTCTGCCGGTTATGCAACAGAAATTCCGCCACACAATTTAGGGGAAGTTATCGAGGCAATCATGAGACGCCTTGATAAACCGACCATAACGGTAGAAGAATTATTGGAAATAGTGAAAGGGCCAGATTTCCCTACTGGCGGAATTATTCAAGGGTATGAAGGATTGAAGAAAGCTTATCAGACTGGTAAAGGAAAAATTGTTGTTCGAGGAAAAGCAGACATTGAACCAATGAAAGGAAATCGCGAACAGATCGTGATAGATGAGATTCCTTACGAAGTAAACAAAGCATCACTTGTTAAACGAATGGATGAATTGCGACTAGATCGTAAGGTTGAAGGCATTGCAGAAGTTCGAGATGAAACAGATCGTACTGGTCTCAGAATCGTGATTGAGTTAAAAAAGAATGCGGATAGCCAAGGTGTATTAAACTATTTATATAAAAACACGGATCTGCAAATCACCTATAATTTTAATATGGTAGCAATCAAGGATAAGACGCCAAAATTATTAGGCTTGATTGAGATTATAGATGCGTATATTGCACACCAGCGAGAAGTTGTGACAAGACAAACAC is a genomic window of Gracilibacillus salinarum containing:
- the folE2 gene encoding GTP cyclohydrolase FolE2, translated to MKDINTNQLPNKADRHKLFGSVEPGEKTKPTEKEKMPDLQNTKKDFLFDIDHVGIANVKHPVQVESQISSASQTTIGTFEMTSSIKKNHKGTNMSRFTEMIQESSNNSPFPLTISSLKAFTKKMAERLEQDDNQITIHFPWFFERRGPASDMPGMNHAEASIKINFDRHAGYQITVSLEGTVTTLCPCSKEISEYSAHNQRGIVKITAELAGNFDEEVIDWKQALLEAAESNASARVHPVLKRPDEKMVTEQAYENPRFVEDMVRLVAADLYEMPFVNKFTVTCQNEESIHLHDAIASITYDKALDH
- the plsY gene encoding glycerol-3-phosphate 1-O-acyltransferase PlsY, which gives rise to MEYFIFILIAYILGSIPTGLIVGKVGYKKDIRDHGSGNLGATNTFRVLGLKAGIIVITVDILKGTLAAALPVFLNADVYPLLIGIFAAIGHMYPLFANFKGGKAVATSAGVILGVNPLVFVIMILSFLIILYLSKYVSLASMLTGIITIIVTLIMRETGLTIVTAILTIFVIYRHKANIKRIINKTEPKIKWM
- a CDS encoding CoA-binding protein, translated to MNKENEQHTMQEILEKTKTIAVVGLSDKPYRTSYQIAKAMQKEGYRIIPVNPNIEEVLGEKAYKSLSDITEKYELVNVFRRSAFVKALAEEIVKTDAEFVWMQQGVTDPVAYDILVKHNKKVIMDRCIKVAHAVLMK
- the parE gene encoding DNA topoisomerase IV subunit B produces the protein MSNKPTYNDESIQVLEGLEAVRKRPGMYIGSTDARGLHHLVFEIVDNSVDEALSGFGERIEVTIHKDHSITVADNGRGMPTGMHQTGRPTPEVILTVLHAGGKFGQGGYKTSGGLHGVGASVVNALSEWLEVTIHRDGGVFYQRFENGGKPVTTLEKKGKTKKSGTSISFKPDRSIFSTDAFQFDILAERLREAAFLLKGITIDLKDERKELVKETYHYPDGLKEFVTYLNEEKDALHEVVAFDGELQGMDLDFAFQFNDGYAENILSFVNNVRTKDGGTHESGAKTAITRAFNEYARKVNLLKEKDKNLEGNDIREGFTSVVSLKVPEEKLQFEGQTKGKLGTAEARSIVDAIVAEQMQYFLEENPDIASMLIKKAIRAKDARLAARKAREEARSGKKKRRKDALLSGKLTPAQSRNAEKNELYLVEGDSAGGSAKQGRDRKFQAVLPLRGKVVNTEKAKLVDILKNEEISTIIHTIGAGVGGDFSIDDVQYNKVVIMTDADTDGAHIQVLLLTFFYRYMRPLIEAGKVFIALPPLYLVSKGKGAKAQSEYCWTEEELAKITKKFKNGYQIQRYKGLGEMNADQLWETTMNPDTRTLIRVTIDDLARAERRVSTLMGDKVEPRRKWIESHVQFSLEEDENIIDNENIQI